A section of the Cohaesibacter intestini genome encodes:
- a CDS encoding aspartate aminotransferase family protein, which produces MLQNDQLAEWDRENFFHPSTPLGQFARGELSNRIVTGGKGVYIEDREGNKLLDAFAGLYCVNIGYGRTEVADAIAEQAKELAYYHAYVGHGTEASITLAKMILDRAPDHMSKVYFGLSGSDANETNIKLVWYYNNVLDRPKKKKIISRWRGYHGSGLMTGSLTGLELFHNKFDLPLDQVVHTDAPYYFRRDDLSLSEADFVKQCADNLDALIQKEGPDTVAAFIGEPVLGTGGIVPPPAGYWEAIQAVLNKYDILLIADEVVTGFGRLGSMFGSEHYGIKPDIITIAKGLTSAYAPLSGSIVSDKVWKVLEAGTDKLGAIGHGWTYSAHPISAAAGVANLKLIDELNIVSNAKETGAYFNQSLKDALSDISIVGDIRGEGIMAAVEFVKDKDSRTFFDPADKVGYQVAGALLERSKVIGRAMPQGDILGFAPPLCLTREESDTIVAAAKDAIESVAAKL; this is translated from the coding sequence ATGCTACAGAATGATCAGTTGGCCGAATGGGACCGGGAAAACTTCTTCCACCCGTCCACGCCGCTTGGCCAGTTCGCAAGAGGCGAGCTCAGCAATCGCATCGTGACCGGTGGCAAAGGGGTCTATATTGAAGACCGTGAAGGCAACAAGTTGCTCGATGCCTTTGCGGGCCTCTATTGTGTCAATATCGGGTACGGCCGTACCGAGGTCGCCGACGCCATTGCAGAACAGGCCAAGGAACTGGCCTATTATCACGCCTATGTCGGCCATGGCACCGAAGCCTCTATCACGCTCGCCAAGATGATCCTTGATCGTGCGCCCGATCACATGTCCAAGGTCTATTTCGGCCTGTCCGGATCGGATGCCAACGAGACCAACATCAAGCTCGTCTGGTACTATAACAACGTGCTCGATCGTCCGAAAAAGAAAAAGATCATTTCCCGCTGGCGCGGTTATCACGGGTCTGGCCTGATGACCGGCTCTCTCACCGGTCTTGAGCTGTTCCACAACAAGTTCGACCTGCCGCTAGACCAAGTCGTGCATACCGATGCGCCATATTATTTCCGCCGCGACGATCTTTCCCTGTCTGAAGCGGACTTCGTCAAGCAGTGTGCCGACAATCTCGATGCCTTGATCCAGAAAGAAGGCCCGGATACCGTCGCCGCTTTCATCGGTGAGCCTGTGCTGGGCACCGGCGGCATCGTGCCTCCACCGGCTGGCTATTGGGAAGCCATTCAGGCTGTCCTCAACAAATATGACATCCTGCTCATTGCCGACGAAGTGGTGACCGGCTTTGGTCGCCTTGGGTCGATGTTCGGCTCAGAGCATTACGGCATCAAGCCAGATATCATCACCATCGCCAAGGGCTTGACCTCTGCCTATGCGCCACTGTCCGGCTCTATCGTTTCCGACAAGGTCTGGAAAGTGCTCGAAGCTGGCACCGACAAGCTCGGCGCCATCGGTCATGGTTGGACCTATTCCGCCCATCCCATCAGCGCGGCGGCTGGCGTTGCCAACCTCAAGCTGATTGACGAGTTGAACATCGTCTCCAATGCCAAGGAAACCGGCGCCTATTTCAATCAGAGCCTGAAAGACGCGCTCAGCGACATTTCCATCGTTGGCGACATTCGTGGCGAAGGCATCATGGCCGCCGTCGAGTTCGTCAAGGACAAGGACAGCCGCACCTTCTTCGATCCGGCTGACAAGGTTGGCTATCAGGTGGCCGGTGCTCTGCTTGAGCGTTCCAAGGTCATTGGCCGTGCCATGCCTCAGGGCGATATCCTCGGCTTCGCGCCGCCGCTTTGCCTTACTCGCGAGGAATCCGACACCATTGTCGCGGCAGCCAAGGATGCCATTGAAAGTGTTGCTGCCAAGCTCTAG
- a CDS encoding Lrp/AsnC family transcriptional regulator, translating to MMPVLGLKLDDRDIAILAILQTEGRITKAALAQRVNLSPTPCWERLKRLEQAGIIESYEARLSLKAFGALSIILVEVELDSHRAEDFDRFELAVQSYPEILECWAVGGGLDYILKIVTKDVDHYQRLIDHMLEANIGLRRYFTYVVTKPVKSTAALPLDKLF from the coding sequence ATGATGCCCGTGCTGGGATTGAAACTAGATGATCGTGATATCGCCATTCTCGCCATCCTGCAAACCGAAGGGCGGATCACCAAGGCGGCATTGGCCCAACGGGTCAACCTGTCCCCGACCCCCTGTTGGGAGCGGCTCAAGCGTCTGGAACAGGCCGGCATCATCGAAAGCTATGAAGCGCGCCTGTCGCTGAAGGCATTCGGAGCGCTTTCCATCATTCTGGTCGAGGTGGAGCTGGACAGCCATCGGGCGGAAGATTTCGACCGCTTCGAGTTGGCCGTGCAATCCTATCCTGAAATTCTTGAATGCTGGGCTGTTGGCGGCGGCCTCGACTATATTCTCAAAATCGTCACCAAGGATGTCGATCACTATCAGCGGCTGATTGATCACATGTTGGAGGCCAACATCGGATTGCGGCGCTACTTCACCTATGTCGTCACCAAGCCGGTCAAAAGCACCGCCGCACTGCCACTGGACAAGTTGTTCTAG
- a CDS encoding CobW family GTP-binding protein, giving the protein MIELSKLLPPHCQTEPSFAASHLPRATMMRVNFIPGVRQRLGWRGMRACPQAPMSQTAKIDGMTGIYGIKPEGCIDANDTGIATFSIFYFPDPEEEILNQISLSAGIVVYGDQYSEMMRDFPQYPDMASLFHIADMELRFTPDKQLTLSLVAPERDRVLAMDGIYADTDAGRQMLVEPQGAEQDLPCWSLAYPFFETVATSFSYVFEAAPAALRLQCARHPTRLNHADGKQLFVEEDDNPLKALRLTWMLEDGLAPIAEADIDARQWKDADPGTDFDAAKWNNPLVPGARHSMDKSTMGIEELPKLIILTGFLGSGKTSFLSHFIDYQASRNLFVAVIQNEIGERGLDARLLGQHYAVKEIDEGCICCTLIDNLTVAIDQICSQYQPDFLIVETTGLANPANLLSELSELQDRLEFCSVTCMLDALNGGAALPNYAILQDQIRVADTVLINKVDLVESGQIDHLKHEVRALNPYCSLHETREGDISPRELYGVNFEGQHREANMEIEPCGCSHDGHGEKCVTHHHYGIRSQLWRPTGRISKEQLRDFLLGLPPTIFRVKGLLRLDDADSLTVCQHVPSSVQLVPYRGQDDPAEFLVFIGEGPEEAIAQLNAILPHLDQKQSA; this is encoded by the coding sequence ATGATTGAACTGAGCAAGCTGTTACCCCCACACTGTCAGACAGAGCCGAGCTTTGCCGCCAGTCACCTGCCACGCGCCACAATGATGCGGGTGAATTTCATTCCTGGTGTCCGCCAGCGTCTTGGCTGGCGCGGGATGAGGGCTTGCCCTCAGGCCCCCATGAGCCAAACGGCGAAAATAGACGGCATGACAGGTATCTATGGCATCAAGCCGGAAGGCTGCATTGATGCGAACGACACTGGTATCGCGACATTCTCGATCTTCTATTTTCCCGATCCCGAAGAAGAGATCCTCAATCAAATTTCCCTCTCCGCCGGCATAGTGGTCTATGGGGACCAATATAGCGAAATGATGCGCGATTTTCCGCAATATCCGGACATGGCCTCGTTGTTCCATATTGCTGACATGGAGCTGCGCTTCACCCCGGACAAGCAGCTGACCCTGTCGCTCGTTGCGCCAGAGCGGGACCGGGTGCTGGCGATGGATGGCATCTATGCCGATACCGATGCGGGACGTCAGATGCTGGTCGAGCCTCAAGGGGCGGAACAGGACCTGCCCTGCTGGTCCCTCGCCTATCCTTTCTTTGAGACGGTCGCGACCTCCTTTTCCTATGTCTTTGAAGCCGCACCAGCGGCCTTGAGGCTGCAATGCGCGCGCCATCCAACGCGCCTCAACCACGCAGATGGAAAGCAGCTCTTTGTTGAGGAAGACGACAATCCGTTGAAGGCCCTGCGGCTCACCTGGATGCTCGAGGATGGCTTGGCGCCCATTGCAGAGGCCGACATCGACGCGCGTCAATGGAAAGACGCTGATCCCGGTACGGACTTTGACGCGGCAAAATGGAACAATCCGCTTGTGCCGGGCGCCCGTCACTCGATGGACAAGAGCACCATGGGCATTGAAGAATTGCCCAAGCTGATCATTCTGACCGGTTTTCTGGGGTCTGGGAAAACCTCTTTCCTGTCCCATTTCATCGACTATCAAGCCTCGCGCAATCTGTTTGTCGCGGTCATTCAGAACGAAATTGGCGAAAGGGGGCTCGATGCCCGCCTGCTTGGACAGCATTATGCGGTCAAGGAGATTGACGAAGGCTGCATCTGTTGCACGTTGATCGACAATCTTACCGTCGCGATCGACCAGATCTGCAGCCAGTATCAGCCTGACTTCCTGATCGTCGAGACAACCGGTCTGGCAAACCCCGCCAACCTGCTTTCCGAACTGTCCGAGCTGCAGGACAGGCTCGAATTCTGTTCGGTTACCTGCATGCTGGATGCGCTGAATGGCGGGGCCGCTCTGCCGAACTATGCCATTCTGCAGGATCAGATCCGGGTCGCGGATACGGTGCTGATCAACAAAGTCGATCTGGTGGAGAGTGGCCAGATTGATCATCTCAAGCACGAAGTCAGAGCGCTCAATCCCTACTGCTCCCTGCATGAAACGAGAGAAGGAGACATTTCGCCCCGCGAACTCTATGGCGTCAATTTCGAGGGTCAGCACCGGGAGGCCAACATGGAGATCGAGCCTTGTGGCTGCAGTCATGATGGCCATGGCGAGAAATGTGTCACGCATCACCATTATGGCATTCGCAGCCAATTGTGGCGCCCGACCGGCCGCATCAGTAAAGAACAGCTGAGGGATTTCCTTCTGGGCCTGCCGCCGACCATTTTCCGGGTCAAGGGTCTGTTGCGCCTTGATGATGCTGACAGCCTGACGGTCTGCCAGCATGTGCCCAGTTCCGTTCAACTGGTGCCTTATCGCGGTCAGGATGACCCGGCAGAATTTCTGGTGTTCATTGGTGAAGGTCCCGAAGAGGCGATTGCGCAACTGAACGCCATCCTGCCGCATCTTGACCAGAAGCAATCAGCGTAA
- a CDS encoding MBL fold metallo-hydrolase, protein MTTSFDRRTFLKGTTTGVGLGLFGAMGLYSYSSLRESFLPQVKRKMNDIGVLKSVNVTNISETSWFENAILMGDIKKAGGLLVNQYDYNWPPFGNGKGLGKGSYAEGIAKIKPYLPHDLEKAWEVISANTVSTDNAGGYAALLDIEEMDGTKRKFLLDSGWSYKWMDESFKREGIDKMLENKEIEALIISHEHFDHFWGLPVTLKYDPEITIYIPEGFYEEGKQYIKDSGHKGKVIEVKNGLNKIIPGLATYVFPIPIICRVFGEQSIYCNVKDKGLVSVTGCCHQGIIQFAETAYTELAYEKDNFYGIYGGLHISPFDDWDPKYDDLVISLKNYDFDVIGCNHCTGLVCANKFIQAGYPVVRGTAKHRSKDTAYLGNGDQIKFG, encoded by the coding sequence ATGACAACGTCATTTGATCGTCGGACCTTCCTGAAAGGGACCACCACAGGCGTCGGTCTCGGCCTGTTCGGAGCAATGGGACTTTATTCCTATTCCTCCTTACGCGAATCCTTCCTGCCGCAGGTGAAACGTAAAATGAACGACATCGGCGTGCTGAAAAGCGTCAATGTCACCAACATCTCGGAAACCTCCTGGTTCGAAAATGCCATTCTGATGGGCGACATCAAGAAAGCAGGCGGGCTTCTGGTGAACCAGTATGACTATAACTGGCCACCTTTCGGCAACGGCAAGGGGCTGGGCAAAGGCTCCTATGCCGAGGGCATCGCCAAGATCAAGCCCTATTTGCCCCATGATCTGGAGAAAGCCTGGGAGGTCATCAGCGCCAACACGGTCAGCACTGACAATGCTGGTGGCTATGCCGCCCTGCTGGATATCGAGGAAATGGATGGCACCAAACGCAAGTTCCTGCTCGACAGTGGCTGGTCATACAAATGGATGGACGAAAGCTTCAAACGCGAAGGCATCGACAAGATGCTCGAGAACAAGGAAATCGAAGCCCTTATCATTTCCCACGAGCATTTTGACCACTTCTGGGGCTTGCCAGTCACACTGAAATACGATCCGGAAATCACCATCTACATTCCGGAAGGTTTCTACGAAGAAGGCAAGCAATATATCAAGGATTCCGGCCACAAGGGCAAAGTGATCGAGGTCAAGAATGGCTTGAACAAGATCATTCCCGGTCTTGCAACCTATGTCTTCCCGATCCCGATCATCTGCCGCGTTTTTGGTGAGCAGTCCATCTACTGCAACGTCAAGGACAAGGGGCTGGTTTCCGTGACTGGCTGCTGCCATCAGGGCATCATCCAGTTTGCCGAAACGGCCTATACGGAACTGGCCTATGAGAAGGATAACTTCTACGGCATTTATGGTGGGCTCCATATCTCGCCATTCGATGACTGGGATCCGAAATATGACGATCTGGTCATCTCGCTGAAGAATTATGACTTCGACGTGATCGGCTGCAATCACTGCACTGGTCTGGTCTGTGCCAACAAGTTCATTCAGGCAGGCTATCCGGTGGTGCGTGGCACAGCCAAGCATCGCTCCAAGGATACCGCCTATCTGGGCAATGGCGACCAGATCAAGTTTGGTTAG
- a CDS encoding FadR/GntR family transcriptional regulator, which translates to MGTTLREEAKLVLPISNAALSQPSRQDNLHESLMAMISDGRWHVGQRLPAERLLCEEFSVSRNTLRSVLKQLEAKGVVTIRRGSGCYLAETDKEDTPAETPENEAAPVLMEKLEAAYLFLPSVFANAARVISAHDIARLEEVTGLIGRAILDKNWPGLREKSQQFFSIIAGSLDNRIVHDVTCEICASSSFLFPKFSAFAEEDRKKMFADFVLVLKAIKARDPDLSRQTIKVKISNVAYALAKLRGIPTSPVIAADQQANPPP; encoded by the coding sequence ATGGGAACAACTTTAAGGGAGGAGGCGAAATTGGTTCTACCAATTTCAAATGCAGCATTGTCGCAACCGAGCCGGCAGGACAATCTACATGAAAGCTTGATGGCTATGATTTCCGATGGCCGCTGGCATGTTGGTCAGCGACTGCCTGCGGAGCGTCTTTTGTGCGAAGAATTTTCTGTCAGCCGCAACACCCTGCGCTCGGTCCTCAAACAATTGGAAGCCAAAGGAGTGGTCACGATTCGCCGGGGCAGCGGCTGCTATCTTGCCGAGACCGACAAGGAAGACACACCTGCAGAAACACCGGAGAATGAAGCTGCACCTGTCTTGATGGAGAAGCTTGAGGCTGCCTATCTTTTCCTGCCGTCGGTATTCGCCAATGCCGCGCGGGTGATCAGTGCACACGACATTGCCCGCCTTGAAGAAGTGACAGGCCTGATCGGACGGGCCATTCTGGACAAGAACTGGCCGGGTTTGCGCGAGAAGTCCCAGCAATTCTTCTCCATCATAGCCGGCTCGCTCGATAATCGCATTGTGCATGATGTCACCTGCGAGATCTGTGCTTCTTCCTCTTTCCTGTTTCCCAAATTCAGCGCTTTTGCCGAAGAGGATCGCAAAAAGATGTTTGCGGACTTTGTGCTGGTGCTCAAGGCAATCAAAGCAAGGGATCCTGATCTGTCCCGCCAGACCATCAAGGTCAAGATTTCCAATGTGGCATACGCATTGGCAAAATTGCGCGGCATACCAACGTCCCCTGTAATTGCGGCCGACCAACAGGCCAATCCGCCGCCTTAA
- a CDS encoding GAF domain-containing protein has translation MLKQSLHVTMHAGWADFPHDVAKLMKDPAYREAIVRKSDLEGLAKALSSLRRGLTARVVFQIGNSDNSTHWCLLVGNPQQGVFDEIYGSLLCIDMKLIGPGRAGALLGEDAGPAQHPVSDQQLSSRHLEALQNRLASGNGLIDRLQGICSWDNSNAFDSLLFSDVQQAEDKVVVYGAGAAFADLKEGGAYPYEGTIAEMIVSLNLDHMIVEDTMESLKPIDWALFVPQGIRSYFAVPTFAGGTIRGVLIFCSSNANQFSEEQKDFFVQIANVVFSTQNLFSER, from the coding sequence TTGTTAAAGCAGTCCCTGCATGTCACAATGCATGCTGGCTGGGCTGATTTTCCCCACGATGTCGCCAAGTTGATGAAAGATCCCGCTTACCGCGAAGCGATTGTAAGGAAGAGTGATCTTGAGGGGTTGGCAAAAGCCTTGTCTTCCCTGCGCCGCGGTTTGACAGCAAGAGTGGTCTTCCAGATCGGAAACAGCGACAATTCGACCCATTGGTGCCTGCTGGTCGGTAATCCCCAGCAAGGCGTGTTCGATGAGATCTACGGCTCACTTCTTTGCATCGATATGAAACTGATCGGACCGGGGCGCGCGGGAGCGCTGTTGGGGGAGGATGCAGGGCCTGCACAGCATCCGGTTTCAGATCAGCAACTGTCTTCCAGACATCTGGAGGCGCTGCAGAACCGTCTTGCCTCTGGCAACGGCCTAATCGACCGGTTGCAGGGGATTTGCAGTTGGGACAATTCCAATGCCTTCGACTCGCTGCTTTTCTCCGATGTGCAGCAGGCCGAGGACAAGGTGGTGGTCTATGGTGCGGGAGCTGCCTTTGCGGACCTGAAGGAAGGCGGAGCCTATCCCTATGAGGGCACGATTGCCGAGATGATCGTCTCGCTCAATCTTGACCACATGATCGTTGAAGATACGATGGAAAGCCTGAAGCCGATCGACTGGGCGCTGTTCGTTCCCCAAGGCATCCGCTCTTATTTTGCCGTTCCGACATTTGCGGGGGGCACCATCCGAGGGGTGCTCATTTTCTGCTCGTCCAATGCCAACCAATTCTCCGAGGAACAGAAGGATTTCTTTGTTCAGATCGCCAATGTGGTTTTTTCAACGCAGAACCTTTTCAGCGAACGATAA
- a CDS encoding ABC transporter substrate-binding protein: protein MTVLMRKTRKTGLALALMCGTMASLPTMAAELGISDENFSLEALIEAARKEPPIVVVDATGKIKTMAKNFSELYGLEATGVKLGGQEQELILQREFAAKNVTHDVFNMSNLPSVTSQLLVNGAGVSWMPPDQLETTPKIYQKPAITSLNPWVWAYNTETYGDSCPIKNIWQLTDPEWKGRVSIPDPLLRNETMFWFNQIETNQDDLMAEAYRAHFNEDLPKDAESATSEWVKRFAANQPNVTRKDSEVGPVVGSPGLKDPHFGFLSAAIFRKKYGYQMAICDGMKPWAGQLTPRVAVIASGTDSPNAAKLFVHYMMRGEGMGPQLIDGKMATNINTDMPAEEGSGVAKVVDQLHVTNSETTDKDFAKLQYWQDLWTIHSR from the coding sequence ATGACTGTTCTAATGAGAAAAACACGCAAAACGGGATTGGCTCTTGCGCTGATGTGCGGGACCATGGCCAGTTTGCCAACCATGGCAGCGGAACTGGGTATTTCCGACGAGAATTTCTCGCTGGAGGCGTTGATTGAGGCCGCTCGCAAGGAACCGCCCATCGTGGTTGTCGATGCAACCGGCAAAATCAAGACAATGGCAAAGAATTTCTCCGAGCTATATGGCCTTGAAGCCACCGGCGTGAAGCTCGGCGGTCAGGAGCAGGAGCTGATCCTGCAACGTGAGTTTGCTGCAAAGAATGTCACACATGATGTGTTCAACATGAGCAATCTTCCCTCTGTCACCTCTCAGCTGTTGGTCAACGGAGCCGGTGTGAGCTGGATGCCACCCGATCAACTTGAAACCACACCAAAAATCTATCAGAAGCCAGCCATCACCAGCCTCAATCCTTGGGTTTGGGCCTACAATACCGAGACATATGGCGACAGCTGCCCGATCAAGAATATCTGGCAATTGACCGATCCAGAATGGAAGGGGCGCGTCAGCATCCCCGATCCGCTGCTTCGCAACGAGACCATGTTCTGGTTCAACCAGATCGAGACCAATCAGGATGACTTGATGGCCGAAGCCTATCGGGCTCACTTCAACGAGGACCTGCCGAAGGATGCAGAAAGCGCAACCAGTGAATGGGTCAAACGCTTTGCCGCCAATCAGCCGAACGTCACCCGCAAGGACAGCGAAGTGGGGCCGGTTGTCGGTTCACCCGGCCTCAAAGACCCGCATTTCGGTTTCCTCAGTGCCGCAATTTTCCGCAAGAAGTATGGCTACCAGATGGCCATTTGTGATGGCATGAAACCATGGGCCGGTCAGTTGACACCGCGTGTGGCAGTCATTGCCAGTGGCACGGACAGTCCAAATGCGGCCAAGCTGTTTGTGCATTACATGATGCGCGGGGAAGGCATGGGACCGCAGTTGATTGATGGCAAGATGGCCACCAATATCAACACGGACATGCCAGCAGAAGAAGGCTCAGGTGTCGCGAAGGTTGTTGACCAGCTGCATGTGACCAATTCGGAGACAACGGACAAGGACTTTGCCAAGCTGCAATATTGGCAGGACCTCTGGACGATCCATTCTCGCTAA
- a CDS encoding ABC transporter ATP-binding protein translates to MTNINIQHANKAYSKGGPLAVADLNLDIPESEFLCLLGPSGCGKSTTLRMIAGLENLTSGQIQIGNRVVDATEDGIFVPAEKRNLGMVFQNYALWPHMSIKENIEFGLKIKKVAAAERETIIEKVLKTLGIYQFKDRYPSEVSGGQQQRVALARMIAVSPDVILLDEPLSNLDAKLRLDMRAELKRIHTELGSTFIFVTHDQWEAMTLATTIAVMNEGRLQQVGPPEDIYDRPANRFVAEFVGTLPINILETSDLAKNPLLNDWVKAIWADAPLDPAKVGSVGIRPETIELFAQGVAVPEELASCSATILDLVPTGGNWIVELNIDGTRLFALKRQVDALSIGASVHMAIGLRDLHIFDTGGDRITASDPIHKCQN, encoded by the coding sequence ATGACCAACATCAACATTCAACATGCCAACAAGGCCTACAGCAAGGGCGGCCCCTTGGCCGTGGCAGACTTGAACCTGGACATTCCCGAGTCCGAATTTCTCTGTCTTCTTGGTCCTTCGGGTTGCGGCAAATCGACGACTTTGCGGATGATCGCCGGTCTTGAAAATCTGACATCAGGTCAGATCCAGATTGGCAATCGGGTGGTTGATGCGACCGAGGATGGCATATTTGTCCCAGCTGAAAAGCGCAATCTGGGCATGGTCTTCCAGAATTATGCCCTCTGGCCACACATGTCGATCAAGGAAAATATCGAGTTCGGCCTGAAGATCAAGAAGGTCGCAGCTGCAGAACGCGAGACAATCATCGAGAAGGTTCTGAAAACACTCGGCATCTACCAGTTCAAAGACCGATACCCTTCGGAAGTTTCGGGCGGCCAGCAGCAGCGCGTCGCCCTTGCCAGAATGATTGCTGTCAGTCCGGACGTGATCCTTCTGGACGAACCGCTTTCAAATCTTGATGCCAAGCTGCGCCTTGATATGCGCGCCGAGCTAAAACGGATCCATACCGAACTGGGGTCGACCTTCATCTTCGTTACCCATGATCAGTGGGAAGCCATGACACTGGCAACCACCATTGCGGTGATGAATGAGGGTCGATTGCAGCAGGTGGGGCCACCTGAGGACATTTATGACCGTCCCGCCAACCGGTTCGTCGCCGAATTTGTCGGCACCCTGCCGATCAACATTCTCGAAACATCGGATCTCGCCAAAAACCCCTTGCTCAATGACTGGGTCAAGGCGATCTGGGCGGATGCGCCGCTCGATCCTGCCAAGGTTGGATCGGTTGGCATTCGGCCTGAAACCATTGAGCTTTTCGCCCAAGGCGTGGCGGTGCCTGAGGAGCTTGCCAGCTGTTCGGCCACAATTCTCGATCTGGTTCCCACCGGGGGCAACTGGATTGTCGAGTTAAACATCGATGGCACGCGCCTGTTCGCCTTGAAGCGCCAGGTGGACGCGTTGTCGATCGGTGCGTCCGTTCACATGGCGATCGGCCTGCGCGATCTGCACATTTTCGATACAGGCGGTGATCGGATCACCGCGTCTGACCCCATCCACAAATGTCAAAACTAG